The Engystomops pustulosus chromosome 1, aEngPut4.maternal, whole genome shotgun sequence genome has a window encoding:
- the ENTREP1 gene encoding endosomal transmembrane epsin interactor 1 isoform X3 codes for MEKADGSSGESICHAFSDLCTTEPSWFYIRMSRGSVCVQCSQLSFVLYLQVDMTEGKICVCCEEPQASKCLEKENVLKLVMIHSCNAVHLLLKKVFFALCALNALTTTVCLVAAALRYLQLLTTRRPCTDESQVSVEEAEEPDREPDYEDFVPPAPPPSYFSTFCSNTPRMSQRMVGNEMIPLPHIYGSRFKGVEVFCPVEPPPPYESVVNQSHSLEETMESDVEVTDCSTNTTMALQRVASTSENKSELILISTEVAGCSNTEVIHVSSSPAQQNTEGELANVPQRKRSHSDPVIHDLPPRGTIPSCEAATQTELRPPVTTVTLRRALRAKAARSRPRSLVDYRSYMDTKLLVTRFLEEPSCHMSRDVRELVESIKTVLKSDEEHMDEAILSANFLEQVMGPSQQPVSTTQRQPNRRHPGVLHLDSCGDLSTFCTTQTQRDNSLRCKRTVKERPHSLIGVVRETIL; via the exons TTTTGTATTTGCAGGTAGATATGACAGAAGGAAAAATCTGTGTTTGCTGTGAAGAACCTCAGGCTTCCAAGTGCTTGGAGAAAGAAAATGTTCTAAAGCTGGTCATGATCCACTCCTGTAATGCTGTTCATCTTTTACTTAAG AAAGTATTCTTTGCCCTATGTGCCTTAAATGCTTTGACAACTACTGTGTGCCTTGTAGCAGCTGCCTTGCGTTACCTTCAACTCCTGACCACAAGAAGACCCTGCACA gATGAGTCCCAAGTCTCTGTAGAGGAAGCTGAAGAGCCAGATCGGGAGCCAGATTATGAGGATTTTGTTCCACCTGCACCTCCCCCTTCATACTTTTCAACATTCTGTTCTAATACTCCAAGAATGAGTCAGAG AATGGTTGGTAATGAGATGATTCCTCTTCCCCACATTTATGGATCCAGGTTCAAAGGGGTTGAAGTGTTTTGCCCTGTGGAGCCCCCTCCACCATATGAATCTGTTGTTAACCAAAGTCATTCACTAGAGGAAACAATG GAATCAGATGTGGAAGTTACTGACTGTTCAACCAACACTACGATGGCTCTGCAAAGAGTGGCAAGCACATCAG AAAATAAATCTGAGCTGATTTTGATATCTACAGAAGTTGCTGGCTGTTCAAATACAGAAgtcatacatgtatcctcctcccctGCACAGCAAAATACAGAAGGTGAACTAGCCAATGTACCACAACGGAAGAGATCACACAGTGATCCAGTAATCCATGATCTTCCTCCAAGAG GTACAATTCCAAGCTGTGAAGCTGCTACTCAAACAGAACTGAGACCACCAGTGACAACTGTCACATTGAGACGTGCTTTAAGAGCAAAAGCTGCTCGATCAAGACCTAGGTCATTGGTTGATTATAGATCGTACATGGACACTAAGCTCTTAGTCACTAGGTTTTTAGAAGAGCCATCTTGTCATATGTCACGAGATGTCCGTGAACTGGTAGAGAGCATCAAAACTGTGTTAAAGTCAGATGAAGAACACATGGATGAAGCCATTCTAAGTGCTAACTTCCTAGAACAG GTTATGGGGCCAAGCCAGCAGCCTGTATCAACAACTCAAAGACAGCCAAACAGAAGACATCCAGGAGTTCTACATCTGGACAGTTGTGGGGATTTAAGCACTTTTTGCACTACACAAACCCAGAGAGACAATAGTTTGAGATGCAAAAGGACTGTCAAAGAAAGGCCTCACAGTCTCATCGGGGTTGTGCGTGAAACTATACTGTGA